CCGTCGAAGGTGGGCCACGTGATGCCCGACAACTTCGAGGCCGCGCGCCTGGCCACGCAGCACCTGATCGACAAGGGCCACCGGCGCCTGGCCTTCGCCACCGTGGCCGGGATGACCATGAGCCGCAGCGCCAAGATCGACGGCTTCTTCGCCGCCGCCGAGGCCGCGGGCCTGCGTGCCAGCGCACAGGTGCTGGATGGCGGCGCGCTCAACGAGTACGGCGACTCGGTGATCGCCGAGGTCGGCCGCGCGACCGCGCTGCAGATCGCGGGCCTGCCCGAGCATCCGACCGGCATCGTTGCCCTCAACGACCTGATGGCGCTGGGGTTGATGGCGGGCCTGCGCGAAGCCGGCCTGCGCGTGCCGGGCGATGTTTCGGTGGTGGGCATCGACGGCCTGTTCCTCGCGACCGTGTCGAACCCGATGCTGACGACGGTGCAGCTGCCGGTGCGCGAGATGGCCCGCGCCATGGTCGAGCGCGTGATGCAGCACCCGGGCGTGGCCGGCGAGGACGAGCACGCGCAGGTCTTCACCGGCGTGCGACTGATCGAACGCGAGTCCGTCGCGCCGCCGCCCGCGGCCAGCCAGCATCGCAACGCAAGAAGAACCAAGCCCGAGAAGGCAGCCCCATGACGACCGTTTTCGTGACACACCCGGCCGACAAGCTGGCGCAGTACTTCGGCCCCAAGGCCACCCAGGCGCTGGAGGCGATCGCCGAAGTGCGCTTCAATCCCGAGGCGCGCGAGCTCTCGACACCCGAGCTGGTGGCCGCGGCGCAGGGCTGCGATGCGCTGATCGCCTACCGCCAGACGCCCGGCCCCGAATCGCTCTTTCGCGACTTGCCGCGGCTCGCCGCCTTCGTGCGCTGCGCGGTCGACATCCGCACCGTCGACGTCGAGGCCGCGAGCCGCCACGGCGTGCTGGTGACGCAGGCCAGCCCGGGCTTCGTGCCGGCGGTGGCCGAGTGGATCGTCGCCGCGATGGTGGATCTCGCGCGCGGCATAGGCCGCTACACCCATGCCTATCATCGCGGCGAACCGCCGTCACCCTTCATGGGCCGGCAGCTGCGCGCGTCGACGCTGGGCATCATCGGCTTCGGCGCGATCGGCCGTTACCTGGGCGACCTCGCGCAGGCCTTCGGCATGCGTTTGCTGATCAACGATCCCCAGCCGATCGCGCGGCAGGCGATGTGCGAGCAGGTGGCGCTGCCGGCGCTCCTGGCGCAGTCCGACTTCGTCGTCTGCCTGGCGCCGGCCAGCACGCAGACCGAGAAGCTCATGAACGCCGAGGCCTTCGCGGCCATGCAGCCCGGCGCCTTCTTCATCAATGCGGCCCGCGGCGAGCTTGTCGACGACGAGGCGCTGCTCGCCGCGCTCGAATCCGGCCACCTGGGTGGCGCCGCGCTCGACGTCGGACGCGCGCCCGACCAGATGCCCACGCCGGCGCTCGCACGCCATCCACGCGTTGTCGCCACACCGCACATCGGCGGGCTCACGCTGCCGGCAGTGGAGCACCAGGCGCTCGAGACCGTGTCGCAGATGGCCGCACTGATGCGCGGCGAGATGCCCCCCGGCGCCGTGAATGCGGCGCATGCCACGCGGATGGCCCATTGGAGGCTTGCCGCATGACGACTCCTCCCATTGCCTACGCCGGCGCCTGCGATTGCCACGTCCACATCTACGAAGACGCCTGGCCGCTCGCGCCCACCGCAACCTTCAAGCCGCCGCATGCACCGGCCTCGGCCTACCGCGAAGTGCGGCGGGCGCTCGGCCTCACCCGCACCATCGTGGTCCAGCCCACGGGCTATGGCTTCGACAACCGCTGCACCCTGTCGGCGCTGGAGCAATTGGGCCCCGAGGCGCGCGGCATCGCGGTGGTGCCGCTCGACGTCGCCGACGACGAGCTCGAGCGCCTGCACCGGGCCGGTATCCGCGGCGTGCGCTTCATGATGCTGGCGGGTGGCCTCCTGCCCTGGTCCGGTTTGGAGGACATGGCCGCGCGGATCGCACCGCTCTCCTGGAACATCAACCTGCAGCTCGACGGCCGCGAGCTGCCGCAGCGCATGGCGATGCTCGAGCGCGTGCCGGGCCGCCTGGTCATCGACCATATCGGCAAGTTTCTCGGTCCGACGCCGCTTGACGGCGAGGCTGTCGGCGCACTGTGCCGCTTGCTCGACAAGGGCAACTGCTGGATCAAGCTGGCCGCGCCCTACGAGACCTCGAAAAGCGGCCCGCCCGCGTACGGCGACGCCGTGCCGCTCGCGCGGCTGCTGGCCCAACGCTATCCCGAGCGCTGCGTCTGGGCCAGCAACTGGCCGCATCCCAACGTCAAGCCGGAGCCCTCCAACGCAGCCTTGCTGGACTGGGCGTTGGCGCTCTTCGACAGCGAGCCGGTGCGGCGCAAGCTGCGGGTGGACAATCCGGCCGAGCTGTATGGGTTCCCGCTCTTATCGGCCGAAGGCTTCCATGGTCCGGCAAGCGCTCAAGCGGAACCTGGGCCCCGGCCGGTCAGTGGGATACGGGCCGCGCGGAGATCCTGATCGGCACATAGGCCAGCCTGCGATCGCGCATGACCAGCAATGCGACGGTCCGGCCCGCAGTCACATGCGTCAGGGCGAGCCGGAAATCGTCCACGCGTTCGAGGCGCTTGTCATTGATGGCGACGATCAGGTCGCCCGCGCGGATGCCCTCGCTGCGGGCGAGCCCGCTTGATTCGCGCACCAGCAACCCGGCGTCGATGCGAAGCTGCTGGCGCGTTGCGGCGGAGAGCTCTCCGAGACTCAGGCCGAGACCATCGTTCCATTCGGGTTCGGTGTTGCCGGGCGAGGGAAATCGCGCGCCCGGCTGCTCGGAAAGGGTGACCCAGATCGTGTGCGTCTCGCCACGGCGCCAGAGCTCGAGGCGGCTGCGCGTGCCGGGTGTATGCCCGGCGACTTGCTGCAGCAACTCGGAGAAGTGCGAGAAGCGCGCGCCGTCGATGGCCGTCACGATGTCGCCGGCTGCCAGCCCCGCGCGCCGGGCCGGACTATCCGCCTCCACGTTCACGACCAGCGCGCCGGCGGGCAGGGCGAGACCGAACGACTCCGCCAGCAAGGGCGTCATCTCCTGGAACTCGGCACCCAGGCGCGCCCGGCGCACGGCGCCGGTGG
Above is a window of Variovorax sp. RA8 DNA encoding:
- a CDS encoding amidohydrolase family protein translates to MTTPPIAYAGACDCHVHIYEDAWPLAPTATFKPPHAPASAYREVRRALGLTRTIVVQPTGYGFDNRCTLSALEQLGPEARGIAVVPLDVADDELERLHRAGIRGVRFMMLAGGLLPWSGLEDMAARIAPLSWNINLQLDGRELPQRMAMLERVPGRLVIDHIGKFLGPTPLDGEAVGALCRLLDKGNCWIKLAAPYETSKSGPPAYGDAVPLARLLAQRYPERCVWASNWPHPNVKPEPSNAALLDWALALFDSEPVRRKLRVDNPAELYGFPLLSAEGFHGPASAQAEPGPRPVSGIRAARRS
- a CDS encoding hydroxyacid dehydrogenase, whose protein sequence is MTTVFVTHPADKLAQYFGPKATQALEAIAEVRFNPEARELSTPELVAAAQGCDALIAYRQTPGPESLFRDLPRLAAFVRCAVDIRTVDVEAASRHGVLVTQASPGFVPAVAEWIVAAMVDLARGIGRYTHAYHRGEPPSPFMGRQLRASTLGIIGFGAIGRYLGDLAQAFGMRLLINDPQPIARQAMCEQVALPALLAQSDFVVCLAPASTQTEKLMNAEAFAAMQPGAFFINAARGELVDDEALLAALESGHLGGAALDVGRAPDQMPTPALARHPRVVATPHIGGLTLPAVEHQALETVSQMAALMRGEMPPGAVNAAHATRMAHWRLAA
- a CDS encoding LacI family DNA-binding transcriptional regulator — protein: MTTIQDVARHAAVSVSTVSNVLNGRTDRMRSETLARVEASIQALQFRPSKLAQQLKTGQTPLLGLLVPSMANPMYGYIAREIESIAQERFGYRLLIGSTYRDREKESAFFEDLLAHGVRRVIVISSLADERHFESAVERGMAVVSYDRGATPGKPSKVGHVMPDNFEAARLATQHLIDKGHRRLAFATVAGMTMSRSAKIDGFFAAAEAAGLRASAQVLDGGALNEYGDSVIAEVGRATALQIAGLPEHPTGIVALNDLMALGLMAGLREAGLRVPGDVSVVGIDGLFLATVSNPMLTTVQLPVREMARAMVERVMQHPGVAGEDEHAQVFTGVRLIERESVAPPPAASQHRNARRTKPEKAAP